ATGATGCGCTGGATGGATCAATCATCATGAATTAGGGAGCCGCTGAGTAAATCAGCGACTCCCTAGAGAATGTGTGTGTTGGAGTTTCCTTTTGACGGGAGATTTTTCTTCTTTACAACGTTCAGATTCCATTCAATATGTCTGGACGTTTATATCGAATTCTCAGGCTTACGGCTCGTAAAAAGTTTCGTAGTCAGAATAAAACTGTTCAAGTTGACTTAAAGATTTTACGTAGTTTTTGTAATGTGAAATACCATAAGCAAAAATTGAGTTGAGGAGCGACATGCAGCCTACATAGGACGCTACGTAATTCTGTGTTCGTGTCGAACATGTAAAAACTAAATCTGCATAAACGTATGACGGTGAAAGCTTGTCATCCGTCACTAAAACGATAGGAATTTTTCTGTCATGCAGCGTTTTGAGCATCTTGACCACGTCTTTTGAATAGCGATTGAATGAAAAAGCCATAACTAAATCGTCAGAATGAACCGTAAGCATTTTGTCGATATAATCGCCAATTCCGGGCGTAATCGGAAAAACCGTAAGTCCTTGCATACGCAACAATAAACTTGTGTAGGTTGCAAAGATTGCCGAGGTTCGGAATCCCATCGTATAGATAATATGAGCTTTTTCAGCTAGGTGAAAAAATTTCTTTATATTTTCTTGATTAATCGGGTTATTCATTGTCCTGTGAATATTCTCGATATCTAGTCTTGTTACTTCATCCAAAACGCTCTGTTGGTGTGCCTCGGTGAAATTATCGTCGTTGATATTGTAGTGACTAATCAAAGTTTGCTGAATATGATCCCGCATTGCCTGTTTGAACTCCGAAAATGCGGAATACTGCATTTCAGTGCAAAACTTTATCACCGATGTCACGCTTACGCCGGCAGCTGTCGCTACATCAGTAATCGTACAAAAAGGAATATCACTGTAATGCTCCATGATGTAAGTTGCAACTTTTCTCACTGCGGGAGAAAAAGCAGATTGTCTCTTTTGAATTTTTTCCAAGAAATTTTGCATTACAGCCCCACCTCGATTTATGTCCATCATAACAAATTTCCGCTTGAATCACATCATGAATATCTCAGAAGATGAAGATCTCAAGGTTTTCAACAAAGTTTTTTCCATTCAGTCGAAAAATCTTTGTCCATGTATACAAAATAATTTTATTTTTTTGTTGCAAGAAAAAATTTTTATGCTAATATTGAATTACATCGTACGATGCTGCAGGGACAGTTCGGCAAATTTTATTCCAAAAGGAGCGCGACGCAATGAGTACTTCGCATCTCGAAATTCTATTTCTGAACAATAAGGAGGTCAATTCTCTAGCGGGCAATTCTATGCCGGATGTTATTCACGATATCGAACGAGTTCTCTCGATGCTTGACAAGGGAGAAGCGATCAATGCCGGTAAAATCGTTCTTCATTGGGGAAAAACCATCGAAGAAGAAAACATTTACGGGCGCATCAATGCCATGCCAGGTTTTGTCGGCGGCGAATACAACATGGCTGGCATTAAATGGATTGGCAGCAATCCCAACAACTACAAACAAGGACTGCCACGTGCAACCGTAACCGTGATTCTGAACGATCCAATATCGAAAGTGCCGGTATGTATTTCTGACGCGACTACGGTCAGCGCCAAGCGTACTGGCGCCGTTGCCGGATTGGCGATGAAGTACCTCGCGGTGCAAAACGCACAAACAATGACGATATTCGGTGCGGGAGCACAGTCGCGTACGCAGCTCGAAGCCGCTATGGTCGTTCGTCCGTCCATCAAGGAAGTTTATATTACTGACATCGTATTTGAACGCGCCGAAAGCTACGCCGCGGAAATGACCGCAAAGTATCCCGGTCTTAAAGTTACGGCAGTTCAAGACGCTTCCGGTGCCTGCAGGAAGAGCGATATTATCAGCACCGTAACTATTGCGACAGAGCCCGTTGTGCAGGCGGAATGGATTAAAAAAGGCGCTCTCATGATCAATAATGCTGATTATGAATACACATATGACTGCGTCAGGCTGGCCGACAAGGTTTTCGTTGATACGTGGGAAACTATCAAACATCGTATGATTAGCACTGTAGCGCTGATGTGGCGAGATGGTCTGTTTAAGGATGAACAGATCACGGCTGAGCTTGGTGAGATCATCAACGGTAAAAAGAAAGGGCGTGAGAATGACGAAGAAACAATCTACTTTAACGCCGTCGGTATGGGGGTTGAAGATATTGCAGTAGTTTCCCGTGCCTACCATAAAGCAGTGGAAAAAGGCATAGGAACCAAGGTTCCTTATTGGGTGTAGGCTGCTTGTCAATTTCCCCTTACAAATAAAATAGGTCCTTTAATATCGCTCAGGATATTAAAAGAATGAGGCCGCTGCAAGTGAAAGAA
This is a stretch of genomic DNA from Pyramidobacter piscolens W5455. It encodes these proteins:
- a CDS encoding MurR/RpiR family transcriptional regulator, whose protein sequence is MMDINRGGAVMQNFLEKIQKRQSAFSPAVRKVATYIMEHYSDIPFCTITDVATAAGVSVTSVIKFCTEMQYSAFSEFKQAMRDHIQQTLISHYNINDDNFTEAHQQSVLDEVTRLDIENIHRTMNNPINQENIKKFFHLAEKAHIIYTMGFRTSAIFATYTSLLLRMQGLTVFPITPGIGDYIDKMLTVHSDDLVMAFSFNRYSKDVVKMLKTLHDRKIPIVLVTDDKLSPSYVYADLVFTCSTRTQNYVASYVGCMSLLNSIFAYGISHYKNYVKSLSQLEQFYSDYETFYEP
- a CDS encoding ornithine cyclodeaminase family protein → MSTSHLEILFLNNKEVNSLAGNSMPDVIHDIERVLSMLDKGEAINAGKIVLHWGKTIEEENIYGRINAMPGFVGGEYNMAGIKWIGSNPNNYKQGLPRATVTVILNDPISKVPVCISDATTVSAKRTGAVAGLAMKYLAVQNAQTMTIFGAGAQSRTQLEAAMVVRPSIKEVYITDIVFERAESYAAEMTAKYPGLKVTAVQDASGACRKSDIISTVTIATEPVVQAEWIKKGALMINNADYEYTYDCVRLADKVFVDTWETIKHRMISTVALMWRDGLFKDEQITAELGEIINGKKKGRENDEETIYFNAVGMGVEDIAVVSRAYHKAVEKGIGTKVPYWV